One Eleginops maclovinus isolate JMC-PN-2008 ecotype Puerto Natales chromosome 22, JC_Emac_rtc_rv5, whole genome shotgun sequence DNA segment encodes these proteins:
- the LOC134858562 gene encoding uncharacterized protein LOC134858562, whose amino-acid sequence MAKTFSIRRLEIVSESPTAEIFRERWPALFCEDGIKEEFRRISTMSLEQSFMYKLDNYTPKLITLMKAKGGVLGTTLRPFLYRLSQNQSIEEKRDTVIRSLIVYLGEKGEDLFEDCQEDCRSDAMQHVLKILVVHGAEDPAVSIIVEGKEMIEGCGCTAKACALLMGLIYALNLAYPPALRYTFEVFQKLFLDLDGIKLSPKIQALKSKLLA is encoded by the exons ATGGCCAAAACATTCTCGATTCGAAGGCTTGAGATTGTGAGTGAAAGTCCAACTGCTGAGATCTTCAGAGAGAGATGGCCTGCATTGTTTTGTGAAGATGGG ATCAAGGAAGAATTCAGGAGGATATCTACAATGTCCCTGGAGCAGAGCTTCATGTACAAACTTGACAACTACACACCGAAACTTATTACCCTGATGAAGGCAAAGGGAGGTGTTTTGGGGACCACGCTGAGACCGTTTTTGTACAGACTAAGTCAG AACCAAAGCATTGAGGAGAAACGTGACACTGTTATCCGCAGCCTCATTGTGTACCTGGGTGAGAAAGGGGAGGACCTTTTTGAAGATTGCCAG GAGGACTGCCGCAGTGATGCCATGCAACATGTCCTCAAAATCCTGGTGGTTCATGGTGCAGAGGATCCAGCTGTGTCCATCATTGTTGAAGGAAAGGAGATGATCGAAGGATGTGGATGCACCGCTAAAGCATGCGCATTGCTTATGGGACTCATTTATGCCCTCAACCTTGCATATCCACCAGCTCTTCGATACACTTTTGAAGTTTTCCAAAAACTTTTCTTGGATTTGGATGGCATTAAGCTGTCCCCaaaaatacaagctttaaaGTCCAAATTGCTGGCTTAA